One window of Hujiaoplasma nucleasis genomic DNA carries:
- the pgsA gene encoding CDP-diacylglycerol--glycerol-3-phosphate 3-phosphatidyltransferase, whose protein sequence is MNLPNKLTLGRMLMIILFIIIYVLKDIIGSPYVYILGAIFVIASLTDFFDGYLARKHNLVTTFGKFVDPLADKLLVITALFVLSDMYALNGFTMTYWMPFWVVLIVVIRELLVTSIRLVAMEDGTVLAASQLGKYKTFFTMATITYYFFIMPIDTQVIQIIGIIFVGISVLLTLISMIDYFIKNYKIITKSI, encoded by the coding sequence ATGAATCTTCCCAACAAGTTAACTCTAGGAAGAATGTTGATGATTATCTTATTTATCATCATCTATGTATTAAAAGATATCATAGGATCACCATATGTTTATATACTTGGAGCTATTTTTGTGATTGCGTCATTAACTGACTTCTTTGATGGTTACTTGGCAAGAAAACATAACTTGGTGACTACCTTTGGAAAATTTGTTGATCCATTGGCTGATAAACTTTTGGTCATTACAGCCTTGTTTGTCTTATCAGACATGTATGCCTTAAATGGTTTCACAATGACCTATTGGATGCCTTTTTGGGTCGTATTAATTGTGGTGATTAGAGAATTATTAGTGACCAGTATTCGGCTTGTGGCTATGGAAGATGGAACTGTTTTAGCAGCCAGCCAATTGGGAAAATATAAAACATTCTTCACCATGGCAACCATTACTTATTATTTCTTTATCATGCCTATTGATACACAAGTTATACAAATCATTGGAATAATCTTTGTGGGAATTTCAGTCTTATTGACCTTGATTTCAATGATAGATTACTTTATCAAGAATTATAAAATAATTACCAAATCAATTTAA
- a CDS encoding YebC/PmpR family DNA-binding transcriptional regulator, whose translation MGRAHEVRKVAMEKTSKQKSKLYSKFGKEIYMAAKTGGPDLDSNLELKRLVERAKQNQVPAHVIEKNIEKSQSVGGEDYFPVRYEGFGPGGSTMIVECISDNVNRTVSEVRNCFTKIGGNMGKQNTVTYQYQYVAYLEFSGLSEDEALEALIMAEVDISDIRVDDDVITILGDQGALDDIKEALQATGKELEFYKDEVLWLPNNTIQLSEDDLERFKKFLALTEDVEDIQDVYHNVEIEE comes from the coding sequence ATGGGAAGAGCACACGAAGTAAGAAAAGTAGCGATGGAGAAAACCAGTAAACAAAAATCAAAATTATATTCTAAATTCGGTAAAGAAATTTATATGGCAGCTAAAACAGGTGGACCTGATTTAGACTCCAATTTAGAGTTAAAACGTTTGGTAGAAAGAGCTAAACAAAATCAAGTACCAGCCCATGTTATTGAAAAAAACATTGAAAAATCTCAAAGTGTGGGTGGAGAAGATTATTTTCCAGTAAGATATGAAGGTTTTGGTCCTGGAGGATCAACCATGATTGTTGAATGTATATCTGATAATGTTAACCGTACTGTTAGTGAAGTTAGAAATTGCTTTACTAAAATTGGTGGCAATATGGGTAAACAAAATACAGTGACCTATCAATACCAATATGTGGCTTATTTAGAATTTTCAGGTCTAAGTGAAGATGAAGCTTTAGAAGCCTTAATTATGGCTGAAGTAGATATTTCAGATATTAGGGTTGATGATGATGTGATTACCATCCTTGGAGACCAAGGAGCCTTAGATGACATTAAGGAAGCCTTACAAGCCACAGGAAAAGAATTAGAATTTTATAAAGATGAAGTCTTATGGTTACCAAATAACACCATTCAATTGTCTGAAGATGATTTAGAAAGATTTAAAAAATTTTTAGCCCTTACAGAAGATGTTGAAGACATCCAAGATGTTTATCACAATGTTGAGATAGAGGAATAA